Proteins encoded together in one Amblyraja radiata isolate CabotCenter1 chromosome 11, sAmbRad1.1.pri, whole genome shotgun sequence window:
- the LOC116978466 gene encoding uncharacterized protein KIAA0232-like — protein MMQGIFGIEKTKSMQDNSVQAPIHSSSVSSDSSEAENHLYENPEENKTSKVPQTQYKRWVTEKNRTQKESHARPNLCSTDKPSMRKNTSKVAGLNKQQQNKRWKKSSKVGGRKNADLNTAPEPKFKDRGQEFREEPQWYTEPLSDNVTSDNLKSKLETAYKSGLPSFDTDLLEKLPASIRDLCIADGCPKDYLWTGAFVDGHFVDIPTLLDKTELSEILDCSKTNPDSLDNLQKSVDLFCEEDADQSLMDSSGFDFKQDNENLNIGKKNEDLMQFEGERNVILDGLNIWEDSPTMGGVEQNSPIGISCTNQLDSDQVKLWLSSTTGSSLSNKTGIVPFCKDSTPLSDKDDGWPDRTEAIEKDAYFSVITDQNDAVFSCENNPRSVSPSLQQIQTSALKATKDKNPVQNEPSFSNIFREDCGSWSVLCKSGNRISPFTLRNIESVTFPIELNVNMTTGIPTACSEDDLLSLLPGSEYLQLDDSFLIELPVMTSKEKMDITKYSAQADKIETGKWNPIFGICQENLSEKKDDLNARVIEEIWKATPEEDKAAFSEDVINIDTCHSCSLGTESPLKHVNATKLQKCPLQKSESIFWEGKLGSSKILDSANVDMTKHCSEWKTDSDRTDVSVTDGIEHITSNPKESEFSSENTFLKPTTTPSKSEPNRFAADQKPLIICDTQQNANEESTEQNTTNDISIVLPEDLWGNLNDYLNDSTEPNESAFLPFELNCPVPQMLSLTSALEIDSGKMNQQSSIIPKVSSDLIIANNDRLQSPIHQDHVSIARQTIYPNSKQLYPKEVILTRLEENPVQNTESNYPQHQYGYVVMSDNSISVLSKEKSKCKSVSKQDKQIMQVETERKSYKETDQGTSSLISVDADEDQLNFLQGRSQEMHSEHGDAKMSYETANLNASNAKMKVDDDLQHSRGRISQEGLEQCKESSSIPCSHLEGSPPESERSKECIGETCCSLPDGHLSTKNTDCCRNSSITTTSIDVKSLHEEQILTRHNETDVSPEDPNTDQKLSRNVKDCKT, from the exons ATGATGCAGGGTATCTTTGGTATAGAGAAAACAAAATCAATGCAGGATAATTCTGTCCAAGCACCAATTCATTCAAGTTCTGTTTCTTCTGACTCCAGTGAAGCTGAAAACCACTTGTATGAAAATCCTGAGGAAAATAAAACTTCTAAAGTTCCACAAACCCAATACAAAAGATGGGTGACAGAAAAAAACCGAACCCAAAAGGAAAGTCATGCAAGACCAAATCTGTGCTCTACCGATAAACCTTCCATGAGAAAGAATACAAGCAAAGTCGCTGGGTTgaacaaacaacaacaaaataaaaggtggaaaaagtCTTCTAAGGTTGGAGGAAGAAAAAATGCCGATTTGAACACTGCACCCGAGCCAAAGTTTAAGGATCGTGGACAGGAATTCAGAGAAGAACCACAGTGGTATACTGAGCCACTTTCGGACAATGTAACCTCAGATAATTTAAAAAGCAAATTAGAAACTGCTTACAAGAGTGGTTTACCTTCGTTTGATACAGATCTGTTAGAAAAGTTGCCAGCATCCATCAGGGATCTATGTATAGCTGATGGTTGTCCTAAAGACTATCTCTGGACAGGTGCATTTGTCGATGGCCACTTTGTTGATATCCCAACATTACTTGATAAAACAGAGCTCAGTGAGATTTTAGATTGTTCTAAAACTAACCCTGATTCATTGGATAATCTTCAAAAATCAGTAGATCTCTTCTGTGAagaagatgctgatcaatctttgATGGATTCTTCTGGCTTTGATTTTAAACAAGACAACGAAAATCTTAACATTGGAAAGAAAAATGAAGATTTAATGCAGTTTGAAGGGGAACGTAATGTAATATTGGATGGATTGAATATCTGGGAAGATAGTCCAACAATGGGTGGTGTGGAACAAAATTCCCCAATAGGTATATCCTGTACAAATCAACTTGACTCTGATCAAGTTAAATTGTGGTTGTCATCCACTACTGGTTCGTCTTTAAGTAATAAGACAGGAATTGTACCATTTTGCAAAGATTCTACACCTTTGTCAGACAAAGATGATGGCTGGCCTGATCGCACGGAAGCCATTGAAAAAGATGCATATTTTTCAGTTATAACAGATCAAAATGATGCTGTATTTTCTTGTGAAAATAATCCACGAAGTGTGAGTCCTTCATTGCAGCAGATTCAAACTTCAGCATTAAAAGCCACCAAAGATAAGAATCCTGTTCAAAATGAACCCAGTTTTTCGAATATTTTCAGAGAAGACTGTGGTTCTTGGTCAGTTTTGTGTAAATCTGGTAATAGAatttcccctttcactttaagAAATATTGAGTCAGTAACATTTCCCATTGAGCTAAATGTAAACATGACAACCGGCATCCCAACTGCATGTTCGGAGGATGACCTGCTCAGTTTGCTCCCTGGCAGTGAATATCTACAATTAGATGACAGCTTTTTAATTGAACTTCCAGTCATGACTTCAAAAGAAAAAATGGACATCACAAAATATAGTGCTCAAGCAGACAAGATTGAAACAGGAAAATGGAATCCAATTTTTGGAATTTGTCAAGAGAACCTTTCTGAAAAAAAGGATGATTTAAATGCCAGAGTAATTGAAGAGATTTGGAAAGCAACACCAGAGGAAGATAAAGCAGCATTTTCAGAAGATGTGATCAATATTGACACATGTCATAGTTGTTCCTTAGGAACAGAGTCACCTCTGAAACATGTAAATGCTACAAAACTTCAGAAATGCCCTCTCCAAAAATCAGAAAGTATTTTCTGGGAGGGTAAACTGGGAAGCTCCAAAATTTTGGATTCTGCAAATGTTGACATGACAAAACACTGTAGTGAGTGGAAAACTGATAGTGATCGTACTGATGTTTCAGTTACAGACGGTATTGAACATATAACGAGTAACCCAAAAGAGAGTGAATTTTCATCTGAGAACACCTTTTTGAAACCTACAACCACTCCTAGTAAATCGGAGCCCAACAGATTTGCTGCAGATCAGAAGCCCTTGATAATTTGTGATACGCAACAAAATGCCAATGAAGAATCTACAGAGCAAAACACAACTAATGACATTTCTATAGTCCTACCTGAAGATTTGTGGGGAAATTTAAATGATTatctaaatgactccacagagccCAACGAGAGTGCTTTCCTCCCCTTTGAACTCAATTGTCCTGTTCCACAAATGCTTAGCCTGACCAGTGCATTGGAAATTGACAGTGGCAAGATGAACCAACAGTCCAGCATTATACCCAAAGTCAGTTCAGATTTAATAATTGCCAACAATGACAGATTACAAAGTCCAATACATCAAGATCATGTGAGCATAGCACGACAGACCATATATCCCAACTCCAAACAATTATATCCAAAGGAAGTGATTCTTACACGATTGGAGGAGAATCCTGTTCAAAACACAGAAAGCAATTATCCCCAGCATCAATATGGATATGTAGTGATGTCAGATAATTCTATTTCTGTGTTAAGTAAAGAGAAATCTAAGTGCAAAAGTGTTTCCAAACAAGATAAGCAGATTATGCAAGTGGAAACTGAAAGAAAATCTTATAAAGAAACTGATCAGGGTACAAGCAGTTTAATATCAGTGGATGCTGACGAAGATCAACTGAATTTTCTCCAGGGACGATCACAGGAAATGCATTCAGAACATGGTGATGCTAAGATGTCTTATGAAACTGCAAATCTTAATGCATCTAACGCAAAAATGAAAGTAGACGATGATCTACAGCATTCAAGAGGCAGAATAAGTCAAGAGGGGCTTGAACAATGCAAAGAAAGTAGCTCGATTCCTTGCAGTCATTTAGAG GGTTCCCCACCTGAATCAGAAAGATCCAAGGAATGTATTGGAGAAACCTGTTGCTCACTTCCTGACGGTCACCTTTCCACAAAAAATACAG